Proteins encoded in a region of the Pigmentiphaga litoralis genome:
- a CDS encoding PaaI family thioesterase, translated as MNDDKAAASARTDHVAMARLRHELAHPPFHSVLRPEAINASLDGQVTILLPYQPVFGRAADSGNVHGGVLAALIDLSAHAAVAVQTGRMAPTVDLRIDYLLAAPAADLIARARTLRVGRNLARADVEIMAAAGGPVIAVGRGTFSTFVVPSPVGDSSKPDSSQPDSSQPDSSKD; from the coding sequence ATGAACGACGACAAGGCTGCGGCATCCGCCCGCACGGACCACGTCGCCATGGCGCGTTTGCGTCATGAGTTGGCGCATCCCCCCTTCCACTCGGTGCTGCGGCCCGAGGCCATCAATGCGAGTCTGGACGGACAGGTCACGATCCTGCTGCCTTACCAGCCTGTGTTCGGCCGCGCGGCGGATTCGGGCAACGTGCATGGCGGCGTGCTGGCGGCGTTGATTGACCTGTCGGCGCACGCCGCGGTCGCCGTGCAGACCGGGCGCATGGCGCCGACAGTTGATCTGCGGATCGACTACCTGCTTGCCGCACCGGCCGCTGACCTGATCGCGCGCGCCCGGACCTTGCGCGTGGGCAGGAACCTGGCCCGTGCCGATGTCGAGATCATGGCGGCCGCGGGCGGGCCCGTGATCGCAGTGGGGCGTGGGACCTTCAGCACCTTCGTTGTGCCTTCGCCTGTTGGTGATTCGTCCAAGCCTGATTCGTCCCAGCCTGATTCGTCCCAGCCTGATTCATCCAAGGATTGA
- a CDS encoding NADPH:quinone oxidoreductase family protein produces the protein MRAALVREFGPVDQLTVETIADPEATAGHVVIDIHATAVNFVDLLVITGKYQFLPPRPFAPGKLPCGVVSAVGPDVTTLKVGDRVLTLHEQGGYAEKVRVPAHDCYVLPDRLSFVDAAAMSLAYDTAWFALCERGRAKAGESVLVLGATGGVGLAAVQLARAYGLHVLAAVSAPGKAQQVLDAGAHGVVDLSQGDLIDSLRDQVRAQTDGKGVDIVIDTLGGDVFDAAIRAIAWRGRLVVVGFATGRIPTLKVNYVMLKNIEVSGLQVSDYRKRTPDEMAHCIREIFRLVEAGALRPSAVTRYPLEDVASALTALQSRQASGRLVLTMNETASL, from the coding sequence ATGCGCGCCGCTCTCGTTCGTGAATTTGGCCCCGTCGACCAACTGACGGTGGAAACGATCGCCGATCCCGAGGCCACTGCCGGCCACGTGGTCATCGACATCCACGCCACCGCCGTGAACTTCGTCGACCTGCTCGTCATTACCGGCAAATACCAGTTCCTGCCGCCGCGGCCCTTCGCGCCGGGCAAACTGCCGTGCGGCGTGGTCAGCGCCGTCGGCCCGGACGTCACCACCTTGAAGGTGGGCGACCGCGTGTTGACGCTGCACGAGCAGGGCGGGTACGCCGAAAAGGTGCGCGTGCCGGCCCACGATTGCTACGTGCTGCCTGACCGCCTGTCGTTCGTCGACGCCGCGGCCATGTCGCTGGCCTATGACACGGCATGGTTCGCGTTGTGCGAACGCGGCCGAGCCAAGGCAGGCGAATCCGTGCTGGTGCTGGGCGCGACCGGCGGCGTGGGATTGGCCGCCGTGCAGTTGGCGCGTGCGTATGGCCTGCACGTGCTGGCCGCCGTGTCCGCACCGGGCAAGGCGCAGCAAGTGCTGGACGCGGGCGCGCACGGTGTTGTCGACTTGTCGCAAGGCGATCTGATCGACAGCCTGCGCGACCAGGTGCGCGCGCAGACGGACGGCAAGGGGGTGGACATCGTGATCGACACCCTGGGCGGCGATGTGTTCGACGCCGCCATCCGCGCGATTGCCTGGCGCGGCCGGCTGGTCGTGGTGGGCTTTGCCACCGGCCGCATCCCGACGCTGAAGGTCAATTACGTCATGCTCAAGAACATCGAGGTCAGCGGCCTGCAGGTGAGCGACTACCGCAAGCGCACGCCCGATGAAATGGCGCACTGCATCCGCGAAATCTTCCGGTTGGTTGAAGCGGGCGCGCTGCGGCCCTCCGCGGTCACACGCTACCCGCTGGAAGACGTGGCAAGCGCGCTGACTGCCCTGCAATCCCGGCAGGCGTCAGGCCGCCTGGTGCTGACGATGAACGAGACCGCCTCGCTATAA
- a CDS encoding helix-turn-helix domain-containing protein, which produces MTLRYDEIGKRLKAFRMASGMNADEIAQRIGISRTALYRFEKGELAKIETLEKLSELLNVSMPTLLGVGIEYMPSAVAYFERTRQLEETAEHLLVLAGPISFLLASFQFEGMLDTVLRESIPEDAPNRQRSLDDVNQIMDILHQRKESYRKRRPSIVNLISTTQIERFLQNGMAGRQNLPASVAAQRREMARQEVEHFVNLIEGDEIGVQIGLVSDTLPHNGFQIFRNAQGSTLTLSPFRLGEQPNIRVGVAMATSAPEALTLHQNIVNDAWRTAMKGPAAAAFLKKKLQTLSSLAPVSTRKRA; this is translated from the coding sequence ATGACTTTACGCTACGACGAAATTGGGAAACGACTCAAAGCCTTCCGCATGGCTTCGGGCATGAACGCGGACGAAATCGCCCAACGTATCGGCATCTCGCGGACCGCCCTGTATCGCTTCGAAAAGGGCGAGCTGGCCAAGATTGAAACGCTGGAAAAACTGTCGGAATTGCTGAACGTGTCGATGCCCACCCTGCTGGGTGTCGGCATCGAATACATGCCATCGGCCGTGGCCTATTTCGAGCGGACCCGTCAGCTGGAAGAGACCGCGGAACATCTGCTGGTGCTGGCCGGACCGATCTCTTTCCTGCTGGCGTCCTTCCAGTTCGAAGGCATGCTCGATACGGTCCTGCGCGAAAGCATTCCGGAAGATGCACCCAACCGGCAACGCAGCCTGGACGACGTGAACCAGATCATGGACATCCTGCACCAGCGCAAGGAAAGCTATCGCAAGCGCCGGCCCAGCATCGTCAATCTGATCTCCACCACGCAGATCGAACGCTTCCTGCAGAACGGCATGGCAGGCCGGCAGAATCTGCCCGCCTCGGTGGCCGCGCAACGCCGCGAAATGGCCCGCCAGGAAGTCGAACATTTCGTGAACCTGATCGAAGGTGACGAGATCGGCGTGCAGATCGGCCTGGTCAGCGACACCCTGCCGCACAACGGTTTCCAGATCTTCCGCAACGCACAGGGAAGCACCCTGACGCTGAGTCCCTTCCGGCTGGGCGAACAGCCCAACATCCGTGTAGGCGTGGCCATGGCGACATCGGCGCCCGAAGCGCTGACGCTGCACCAGAACATCGTGAACGATGCCTGGCGCACCGCCATGAAAGGCCCGGCCGCTGCCGCCTTCCTGAAAAAGAAACTCCAGACGCTGTCGAGTCTGGCGCCCGTGTCCACCCGAAAAAGAGCCTGA
- a CDS encoding class II aldolase/adducin family protein, translating to MPPSESIDALIAELVAANHVLANENVLDAFGHVSVRHPDRPSHFLLSCSRAPELVAPADILEYDEMSQPVTPLDGRSLYIERFIHGEIYRTRPDVNAICHHHAAAVMPFCISGTPLVPVYQHGAFMGGTVPFWDSQDEFGDTNLLLSNVDHGASLARALGPNWVVLMRRHGATVAAVNLTELVFRAVTSCMNAGFQYQSQLLGKVDVLSPGEVAKAGLIAPSAMLRACDYWKSRLPAAA from the coding sequence ATGCCCCCTTCCGAAAGCATCGACGCACTGATTGCCGAACTGGTTGCCGCCAACCACGTGCTTGCCAATGAAAATGTGCTTGATGCTTTCGGTCATGTCAGCGTGCGGCATCCGGACCGGCCGTCGCATTTCCTGCTGTCGTGTTCGCGTGCGCCCGAACTGGTGGCCCCGGCCGACATTCTTGAGTACGACGAGATGTCCCAGCCCGTCACTCCCCTGGACGGGCGATCCCTATATATCGAACGATTCATTCACGGCGAGATCTACCGCACGCGTCCTGATGTGAACGCCATCTGCCATCACCACGCCGCAGCGGTCATGCCATTCTGCATCAGTGGCACGCCGCTGGTGCCGGTGTATCAGCATGGCGCCTTCATGGGTGGAACCGTACCGTTCTGGGACAGCCAGGACGAATTCGGCGATACCAATCTGCTATTGAGCAATGTGGATCACGGCGCCTCGCTGGCGCGTGCGCTGGGACCGAACTGGGTCGTGCTGATGCGCCGTCATGGCGCCACGGTGGCCGCCGTCAATCTGACCGAACTGGTGTTCCGCGCGGTGACGAGCTGCATGAACGCGGGCTTCCAGTACCAGTCGCAGTTGCTTGGAAAAGTGGATGTACTGTCGCCCGGCGAAGTCGCCAAGGCCGGACTGATCGCGCCGTCGGCCATGCTGCGCGCCTGCGATTACTGGAAGTCGCGCCTGCCTGCGGCGGCCTGA
- a CDS encoding Bug family tripartite tricarboxylate transporter substrate binding protein: MRPHQSEVLRIAAYRCAPALAVAMLSTALAPGAQAAYPDRPIVFVVAYAPGGGTDTAARALARGLSTQLKQSIIVENRPGAGGTIGAGQVQRAAPDGYTFLFADPAFVINTGLMPNVGYNLKTDFTPVSTVTMSPLVLSVHPALPVKDIAALDELARTKPGGLSYSSAGIGTTPHMAGEMLRFATKAPFTHIPYKGSGPAMSNLVAGQLDFSFSTIAAAKPFIQQKMIKAIATTGPTRSAEFPDVPAIAETIPGYQVLFWTALFAPAKTPPAIIDAMNTAVRNALADPETKATIERSGDTATYLPTEKVGGFVDDELRRWNSLVKEANIRPE, translated from the coding sequence ATGCGCCCCCACCAGTCTGAAGTTCTTCGAATCGCTGCGTACCGCTGCGCCCCCGCCCTGGCTGTCGCCATGCTGTCGACCGCGCTTGCCCCGGGCGCGCAAGCGGCCTATCCGGATCGCCCCATCGTGTTCGTGGTCGCCTATGCGCCAGGTGGCGGCACCGACACAGCAGCGCGAGCCTTGGCACGCGGGTTGTCGACCCAACTGAAGCAGTCGATCATCGTGGAAAACCGGCCCGGCGCGGGGGGCACGATCGGGGCCGGTCAGGTCCAACGCGCCGCGCCCGACGGCTACACCTTCCTGTTCGCGGATCCGGCCTTTGTCATCAACACCGGACTGATGCCGAACGTTGGCTACAACCTGAAGACCGACTTCACGCCTGTCTCCACCGTGACGATGTCGCCGCTGGTGCTGTCGGTGCACCCGGCCCTGCCGGTCAAGGACATCGCGGCGCTAGACGAACTGGCCCGCACCAAGCCGGGCGGCTTGAGCTATTCGTCGGCCGGCATCGGCACCACGCCGCACATGGCGGGCGAAATGCTGCGCTTCGCCACCAAGGCGCCGTTCACGCACATCCCCTACAAAGGCAGCGGGCCGGCCATGAGCAATCTGGTCGCTGGACAGCTGGACTTTTCGTTTTCGACAATCGCAGCGGCCAAGCCCTTCATCCAGCAAAAGATGATCAAGGCCATCGCCACGACCGGCCCGACCCGCAGCGCCGAATTCCCCGACGTGCCCGCCATTGCCGAAACCATCCCCGGGTACCAAGTGCTGTTCTGGACCGCCCTGTTCGCGCCCGCCAAGACCCCGCCCGCCATCATCGACGCCATGAATACGGCAGTGCGCAATGCACTGGCGGATCCCGAAACCAAGGCAACCATTGAACGGTCGGGTGACACCGCCACCTATCTGCCTACCGAGAAGGTCGGCGGCTTTGTTGACGATGAACTGCGCCGCTGGAACAGCCTGGTCAAAGAGGCGAACATTCGGCCGGAATGA
- a CDS encoding Bug family tripartite tricarboxylate transporter substrate binding protein translates to MFASRFVRPLACVGLLCSVSLGAVQAQSYPNKPVRFIVPFSAGGGNDFLARDISAFMNERVKQPFVVENKAGGGGIIGSDLVAKAAPDGYSLLMGANTATIVDATRETSPFSLTKDLTGLGIVADMPIILVVNPSLGVRNVQELIALSKSRPGSLNYASSGPGTVQHMAGALFDSLAGTQMVHIPFKGAAQMIPELLASRVQVIFSAANTALPHIKSGALRALAVTGDKRWSEMPDLPTVAEQGVAGYRVDLWYAVFAPKNTPRPIVDFLNKELHAYVDDPKTHERFKGQALSPVKTTPDEMDQRVAADVSQWKDVAAKIQFKLAQ, encoded by the coding sequence ATGTTCGCGTCTCGCTTCGTTCGGCCGCTGGCCTGTGTCGGCCTGCTGTGTAGTGTGTCTTTGGGTGCCGTGCAGGCACAGTCCTATCCCAACAAACCGGTGCGTTTCATCGTTCCCTTTTCGGCGGGCGGCGGGAATGATTTCTTGGCGCGCGATATCAGCGCGTTCATGAACGAACGTGTCAAACAGCCGTTCGTGGTCGAGAACAAGGCCGGGGGCGGGGGCATCATCGGGTCCGATCTGGTGGCCAAGGCCGCGCCTGACGGCTACAGCCTGCTGATGGGCGCCAACACGGCAACGATCGTTGATGCGACCCGCGAGACGTCTCCCTTCAGCCTGACCAAAGACCTCACGGGTCTGGGTATCGTGGCCGACATGCCGATCATTCTGGTGGTCAATCCCAGCCTGGGTGTGCGCAACGTCCAGGAACTGATTGCGCTGTCCAAGAGCCGGCCGGGCAGCTTGAACTATGCGAGTTCAGGACCGGGAACGGTGCAGCACATGGCAGGCGCCTTGTTCGATTCTTTGGCCGGCACGCAGATGGTGCACATCCCGTTCAAGGGGGCGGCGCAGATGATTCCCGAACTGCTGGCGAGCCGGGTGCAGGTCATTTTCAGCGCGGCCAACACGGCCTTGCCGCATATCAAATCCGGTGCCCTGCGCGCGCTTGCCGTGACGGGTGACAAGCGGTGGTCCGAGATGCCGGATTTGCCCACGGTGGCGGAGCAGGGGGTTGCGGGCTATCGCGTGGACCTTTGGTACGCCGTGTTCGCGCCCAAGAACACACCCAGGCCGATCGTTGATTTTCTCAACAAAGAGCTGCACGCCTATGTTGATGATCCGAAGACGCACGAGCGGTTCAAGGGGCAAGCCCTGTCACCCGTAAAGACGACACCCGACGAGATGGACCAGCGCGTGGCGGCGGACGTCAGTCAATGGAAAGATGTGGCGGCCAAGATCCAGTTCAAGTTGGCGCAATAG
- a CDS encoding aromatic-ring-hydroxylating dioxygenase subunit beta, producing MSDRSDGQAAIDVIRREAMYLDEHRWTEWLDLYTDNCEYWMPMWRTEETLNADPQDGLSHIYYASRAGLDDRIARITSRKSPASRPLPRTCHVLGTELVVDRAEDSIAIRSSWSCHVVFPRHRDAHAFFGSYRHELERSEQGWRIRKKHIVLMNDYIPTLLDIYCV from the coding sequence ATGAGCGACCGCAGCGATGGCCAGGCAGCCATTGACGTGATCCGCCGCGAAGCCATGTATCTGGACGAGCATCGGTGGACCGAGTGGCTGGACCTGTACACCGACAACTGCGAGTACTGGATGCCGATGTGGCGCACCGAAGAAACATTAAACGCCGATCCGCAAGACGGGCTGTCGCACATCTATTACGCCAGTCGTGCCGGACTGGATGATCGTATTGCGCGGATCACGTCGCGCAAGTCACCGGCATCGCGGCCCTTGCCCCGGACCTGCCATGTGCTGGGCACGGAACTGGTGGTCGACCGGGCGGAGGATTCGATTGCGATCCGGTCCTCCTGGAGCTGCCACGTGGTGTTCCCGCGGCACCGCGATGCACACGCGTTCTTCGGTTCCTATCGGCATGAGCTGGAACGATCGGAGCAGGGCTGGCGCATCCGCAAGAAGCACATTGTGCTGATGAACGACTACATCCCGACCCTGCTGGATATCTACTGCGTGTGA